From Gossypium raimondii isolate GPD5lz chromosome 11, ASM2569854v1, whole genome shotgun sequence:
gtaattttaaaaggattaaatcaaaattgtatcatttttagggggtcaaagtgcaatttaacctttacaaattttaaggagctaaaatggaaattttcaattttaggggGGCCGGGGCCCCTATCAGCCCCCCTAAATTTGCCCATATTTACAAATGAGTTAAAAATTTATCTCATGGccaattgagttttagctcgattgACATGAGCATTGTTGCCAATACTAGAGGACATGGATTCGAGTGCGCTGaaatgcattatcctcctatttatgggttgaagaGGGGCTGTGGGCGGTTCTAGacattatgtcaaaaaaaaacagatatgatCAATACCTATAATTATTACTTGGAAAGtacaaaaatatgaatttgtcaaaattgaatatagttatgaaatttcatggatttgaaaaataattacaaagactacatttctaaatattttattattcaatcttACACTAGATTTGAAATCCAAATCTAAATCTAGattctaaaattcaatcaataacattttaaaatttactaacaatgtattatataaattttgaatataaaattttaggtcaaaattaatttatgtattatgcgtaagttatggatttagtcGTTGTAATATAATTTCGTCATATTTAGtaattgtatttttcaaaatttaaaattatggtcTTATTCAAACGATAACCATTAAATTCgttaagttaaattctattatttccaaaatcttATGCAACAAATATGCTATAATATGTGTAATGACATATTAGcttgttattttatataatatgaaaaagGCCACATTGCTTTGAGTTAGTGGATTTAACGACTATTATTCGAGTCGGGGCTAAAtttagaaattcaaaattatatggactaaaaataattaaactagaaaataggattaaatccacaacttattAAACTAATAGCATAATTCGACCTAACAAATTTAATTGCTACAGTTTCAGttaggataaaaataaaaaaatgcaaaaactaaaatttaccaaattagatTATAAAACTATATCTAGACTTTATATATAGTGCATCCACTAATAACATAATCTAACCATAAATTAGTGAAgggattaaatttgaaattctttgaGAATTATTCAATATGTTATTTAagcacatatatttatattttatgtgttattttccaaaagaaaaaaaaggtttaaataGATCAagtacattattattattatttcttagaAATCATCTCAAAGGAGATGGGTACAAATACAATTAAGTAAAATCCATCCGTAGCGAGATTTGAGTCGGAATAAATTTAGGCATCACTCACACATGTTTTTACATAAGGTGGGATTCAAATCCGAACTTTCAAGATCTCAAGTTTCATTATCGACAATACCAAGAACTCATTTTTTAtggtattaaaaaaattaaatttagattatttgATGAAAAGCTTAggcattcattttcttttaacaaaagGTTTAAGCATTGAATTAAGATTTAATCTCCCTAACTTCACATGCTATTGGCTCATGTCCTCAAAAGTGATGACGTGAAttctttttatatgtaaatttgtTATCGGTTAAACAcgattaattaaatttccacgTGGCTTTAACTATatgatcaaatcataataataagAAATTCACGTCATCACTTTAACGACGGTAACAATTGGTGCTATCAATTTGGACTTCTTGATAATATTATAAAGTGGAGAGGCCAAATTATACTATATTAAAGTAGAAAggttaaattttagatttcaaaatagTAGAGGGATACAAATagaattaaactttttttaaaagaagaaaggTGTTGGATTACaacaaaatttgagattaacatcaatttagtttctaataacctaaaaataaatacataaaaaagtaaaaaaaagcaaaaaatagaaaaaataaataaaaaagaagaaaggtttAAAATTAGTCCATCATTTTCTCACTTGGAGAAATATAAACCATGAAGCTCTCTCGTAACCGGTAGGTTCGGAGTCAGGTTTGGTGTATAGTTTTTCTCTTTAATATTAGAAGAGAAACCGTGGAGAAAACAGAGAGGCAGAGACAGAGCCAGGAAACAGGGGGAAAACAAAactgagagaaagtgagagaaaatgagggaaatttgtttttaaaccCTCCAAATTTTCTCTCCTTGTATTATCTGTATACAATTATCAacacttattctttaaaaatcatagaaaaaaaagaaaagaaacacaaCAAATTTATGAGTTCTCTGTTTTTAACCTCTTCCTTTGACAAAGCTTTTTCATTataagagaaggaaaaaatcattctgaatataaaatatttttatgatttgggttttgaaaattaatttaaatgaattgaaattctgaattgagtttgaaaaagaaattgtgatatattttgtaatttttgagtaaaaaagaATGGGATTGGAATTGATTTCACAAGTTTCCGTAATATCAGTTTTGGAAGAAGTTATTCAACAGCATGGAAATCGAATTGAAGATGTTGCTAATTTGGTTTCGAGAAATACCGACGAAGCttgtaatgatttatttatttttttattctgccctgttattattattattttttgttctgccctgtttttaatttgttttatgattttagtGAACgatcatttttttcatatttctttatatTGATCAATCTTAAGATTTTCTGCAATATAATCTTgggttttaatcatatttagtCTTTGTGCCAGATTATTATCATGCTAAGAGCTTGAAATTGATCTATTTATTACCAGTTTTCATGATTTTATGACAATGCTGAACGTTTGTGGTGCTATTTTTGCAGAAATTTTACTTCTTCAAGATTATAAATAGTCTCCAAACAAATTGGAAATGCAATAGATTTCCATGATTATCTGAGCTTTCTTTTTGcaagaaagaatgaaaaaaaagctttaatctcatcacattttatatttttgtagcTTTGCAAAGAAATGATGCTGCTGGGTGGCTGAGAAAAACAGTTGGTGTTGTACTTGGTAAAGATTTGCCAGCTGAGCCTTCTGAAGAAGAATTCAGGCTTGGGTTGCGAAGTGGAAAGATCCTTTGCACTGTTCTAAATAAGATTAAACCTGGATCTGTACCAAAAGTAAGTATGATGATTTCACCAAACTTTTTTCTGATAGTATTCcatttgtttgattaaatgtttgattaaggtcttttttttttttttaatgtcaaTTCTAGGTGTTGGAAGGGCCTAGTGATTCAATTATTATTCCTGATGGGGCTCCTTTATCACCATACCAATTAGAGAATCTGAGGAACTTCATTGCAGCTATTGAAGAAATGGGAATTCCAACTTTTGAAACCTCAGATTTGGAACAGGTTAGCATTGAAGTTTTAGATTTTGTAAGAATGAAACCATTTAAACAATAATGTTTcttgattttcatttttctttttgcaggGTGGGAACTCTTCAAGGATTGTGCAGTCTGTTCTAGCATTGAAGTCTTACAGTGAATGGAAAAGAAGTGGTGGAATTGGTACATggaaatatttagaaaattccaAACCACCATGTTTCCCGAAACCGAAACCATTCACGCGAAGAAACAGCGAACCATTCATGCATACCTTTTCAAGGACAATGTCATTGGGTGACAAATCAGCAGATAGCTTCAACAGTGAGCAGTCGGAAATCAGCTACGCAGTTAGTGACCTTTTTCttgctgttttcttttttcatgtTCATACTCTTAGGATTCAAATGACAAACACCAAAGCACATTTCAGGGTTCCATTCCTTCTTTGCACCTGCTAGTTCGTGCAGCTCTTTTAAATAAGAAGCAAGACGAGATTCCAATGGTAAGGTCCTTACTCCTCCTCCTCTAGAAAAATATCTCGGTTAATTACTTTAGTTAAGATGGAATATGAGGTTCCGAGAAGTACTGAGTCTTTGGAGAAATTATTTGGTGTTAAATATGCTAATCGTCTTCCTATATAGTATTAGAATGGGATAGTAGTGAATCTAGAaaatgtcaatcttttaagggaAGATGTGTTGCAGTAACCTTTTACTTTCCAAGTTAAGTTGCTTCAATCTATCAGTTCAATAGTTTAATGagggaaaactttaaaaacaacTCTTTTGGTTCTTCCACAGATCGTGGAATCTATGATAAAGAAAGTATCGGAGGAGTACGAGCGTCGCTTGGCAAGCCATACTGAACTGGTGAGCAGCTTTAATTTTTCACAACTGTCAGATTCTTTATACttagaatttttttctcttttgtaagTATAGTTAGTGCTAAGGGCTGTGTGCAACATGCTTTATGGTGTAATCTGTCTTACAATCTCAGCAAATGTTCATATACTTGGGTCCTTAATTCTCTTAGTAGCTTTCTGCTTTAAAAGAAAAGGTAAGCTTAGTTTGGGTTATCTGACAGATTAAAAGTAGTCCAAAGGATACGGAAGAATCGGTCCCTggtaattctctttctcgaactGCTTCATGTGATGACAAGGTAGGTCAaatatttccaagtagcttTCAGCTTTCTGCtttaaaagaaaaggtaaaCTTAGTTTGGGTTATCTGACAGATTAAAAGTAGTCCAAAGGATACGGAAGAATCGGTCCCTgataattctctttctcgaactGCTTCATGTGATGACAAGGTAGGTCAaatatttccaagtagcttTCAGCTTTCTGCtttaaaagaaaaggtaaaCTTAGTTTAGGTTATCTGACAGATTAAAAGTAGTCCAAAGGATACGGAAGAATCGGTCCCTgataattctctttctcgaactGCTTCATGTGGTAACGTAGGTCAAATATTTCCAAGTAGTTTTCAGTTATTGCTTCATGTAATTATCTATTAAATACTTTCAAATCCTCTAAATAATAAAACGATGAAGGTTGAGGTAGACGTAGAAGTAGAGGCACCAGCGGAGGAAACAATTGATGATGAATCATCAATCGAGTCAGAGAAAAAGGAACTTCCGAATGAGGAGTGCAATACTGATGAGGAAGCAACAAGACATCTTTTGAAACAGAAGACATTGGTTGAACAACAACGACAACATCTTCTGGTAATTTGCAGCTATCACTGGTTCTAGTTATAAATTTCGTATTAACTACCATAGGGATGTAGATAAGAAGTAGTGCATGTCTTTGTGCCTGTAGGAATTGAAGCATAGTCTTCATGCGACAAAAGTAGGTATGGAACTTTTGCAGGTGACTTACCGCGAAGAGTTTAACAATCTAGGTACAAACTTGAATAAATCCATGattccttttattttgttcttaaattGAAGATGCAGTATTTCTCATCGTAGCTTCTCTTAATAGGTAAACACTTGCACAGTATAGCTTATGCGGCTATGGGATATCAAAGAGTTCTTGAAGAAAACCGCAAGTTATACAATCAAGTGCAGGACCTGAAAGGTAGTAGTCTTAACAGCTCAAAAGTTTGGCTTAGTGAATATATCATGTATcacattcaaatcaaaatctcaaTTGTGTTCGTTGATAACTATGTTTTAGGGTCTATAAGAGTATACTGCCGAGTAAGGCCATCTTTGAGTGGGCAATCGAACAATTTGAGTTGTGTAGAGCACATAGATGACACAACTATCACAGTTCTCACCCCTACAAAAACCGGCAAAGAGGGACGAAAATCATTTACTTTTAACAAGATATTCAGTCCTTCTGTAACCCAAGGTTAGCAATTCTGAAAGAAAACTTGTTCCATCTATGTTTCTAtacatgttattttctttttagtttgtCAGTCTTTCCTGAGCATGAATTCTCATTCCGTGCAGCGGAGGTTTTCTCTGATACCCAACCTTTGATTCGATCTGTTCTAGATGGTTATAATGTTTGTATATTTGCTTATGGTCAAACGGGATCAGGGAAAACTTATACTATGGTAAGAAATGCTGCATTTTGTCACTGCAGTGATATTTGCTAATAAGTTGATTAACAAAAGCTTGTTCTTCACTAATGCACTGTAGTCAGTCAAATAAGTAACTCTAATTCATCTCATTTGTGAATCCAGTCTGGGCCTACAGAGCTCACAGAGGAAGGCTTAGGTGTAAACTACAGGGCATTGGGTGATCTATTTGAACTCTCAAACCAGAGGAAAGAAACTATTTCCTACGAAATTTCGGTGCAAATGCTTGAAATTTACAATGAGCAAGTTAGGGATCTCCTCGCATCTGATGGTCTAAATAAAAGATATCCTTTATATCAGCCATATGTTTATCTAGAATGTAATATCTTGTTTATTCTGCCTCACACACCCTTTAGTGTTCTTTAACTCCTACATACACTAGAAATCCGTAACAGCTCTCAAAATGGGATTAATGTACCTGAAGCTCACCTTGTGCGTGTATCATCAACATCTGATGTCATAAACTTGATGAACCTTGGGCAAAAAAATCGTACAGTTTTCTCTACAGCCATGAATGACAGGAGTAGTCGATCTCACAGGTCCATTTAAATGTGCTGGTTTTAGTTTCACCAGACTGAAATCATTTCTAGTTTTGTTCTAGAACATGCTAAGTTTATAATGTGGTGTCCTTCAATGCAGCTGCTTGACAGTTCACGTTCAAGGAAAAGACCTCACATCAGGAAACATTATTCATGGCTGTATGCATCTGGTTGACCTGGCAGGAAGTGAAAGGGTGGATAAATCTGAGGTGATGGGAGATCGGTTAAAAGAGGCACAGTACATCAACAAATCCCTTTCTGCTTTAGGTGATGTGATTGCGGCTCTTGCTTCAAAAGGTTCACATGTTCCCTATAGAAACAGTAAACTCACTCAGTTGCTCCAAGATTCACTTGGTAAGATTATGGTGAACTCCTACATAAGTACTGTTTCTTTTCGTTATCCAATGCAGTATTCTTTGCTGATCATGTTATTGCCCAATCTGTCAGGAGGACAAGCCAAAACACTTATGTTTGTTCACATTGCTCCCGAGTACGAAGCTTCTGGAGAAACAATTAGCACGCTTAAATTTGCAGAAAGGGTAGCCACAGTTGAGCTCGGTGCTGCTAAAGTAAACAAAGATAGTGGAGAAGTGAAAGAGCTTAAAGgacaggttttttttttttttctttcatttgagCCTACATTTTTAACTTGAAACTGTTGGGGCTGCCTGCTGTTGTCAAACCTGTGTTCATAGTTACTCATTTGTTTTGCATAACCATagttttccttatttttctcttttcaactGTTTGCAGATATCTAGTCTAAAAGCTGCCTTAACCACAGCGAAAAAGGAAGGAGAGCCTGAGCAACTGCAACGTAGCCAAACCATATCCATATCCAGTAGCCCAGAAATAATCATACCAAGTCTTGGAACATCCCCTTCTCTTCCAAAATCGCAAAGTTCCAGTGACCACTCTAGCAGTGTCACTAATGCAGAGGTATGCTTTAACTGCCAAAGTTCGTAGGAAATGATCACCTACCTCAACTGTGAAGAACTTAAAActgattttattgattaatatatgtatacaccAATGAAAAGATTTGCCTAACTTGGATCTACTTCGCCTGATGATTCAGAATGAGTCTTCAACCACATCTAGGAGAGATAGTTTGGAAATCCAAGAGATGTTGGCAAATCCATCACTTTGGCCACCTCTTGGAAAGCCAGCTTCAAGTGCTAAGGAGGATAATAAAGATTCAGCTTCTGGCAGGTGGAATGAAACACTCATGGTGAACAAGAATGACAAGAAGGATCCAATTCCAGCGGCAGGCAATGCTCGATGGAATCCAACCAAGGTATACCCGGAACAAAACTTGAATAAACTCACCGCAAACAAAAACACTAAGGGCAACCAAGACCATGATCAGCAACGAATTCGGCTCGAAATTGGCTCTACCGATGATTCTTCTGATCTTGATGAGTGTTCGGAGATCGACTCAGTTTGGCAATCCAGCATTCCGAAAGTCACCAACAATAATAGTCCAAATGGGTTGGCATCTAAACCAAAGAAACAGCAATACAATCATGTAGCAAAGCCTAAGAGCACAGATTTCAAGTAAGCTGCCTTTACCACTCATCAATGTTCACATATACacattcatttttcattctttactACCTGAGTCCTtcacttttttcattttttctttgtatGCAACCAGGAGTGCAATTCCATCACTAATTCCTTCACCATCAACCCGGAAACCGTCTAATGGAGCCAATCCAAATACGAACAAGCCAAAGCGGAAAACTGGATATTCAAAGTGATTAAACTACAATGTTAAGAGAACTGGCTTcctcatttcatttctttttctttctttgtgaAATTTGTATCCCTTTTCTTGCCCTTCTTACTTGTACTATCACTTAGTTGCACTGAAAAGGAGATACCGACATATATAAAAAGTGGCAACAATTTTGGGTTGCCTTGTGTTTAGTGCAGGTAATCATAATCCCTATGATGATCATCTACCTTCTTGATGTGATTCGgaaattcttttgtttttttttttcttttatttttctccctTTCTCCCTCTATTGTTCTTCTTGTAGCATTAAGGACTTGAAGGAGGAAATTGTATTATATGGAGTACTTTGGCATCTTTGGTTTACTTTTTGCCATATGAAGATTTTTAAGTATTAATGTTTCTACTTCTTTTATGAATACATTAACATTCATATTTTCATCTCTCGAAAtctattattcaaaaaataactatttaaaaTGGTGTATAGAACTTTTGTCAGATACCCTATTTAACTCgttagataaagattcaaacTTTATTATCTTTCAAAAATCGTATAAAACTCTTATCATTTAATTGATGAACATAGGGGAGTGATTTTAGCCACAATTGAAGCACAATAATCATCCATGCATGTCAACATTACCTTTCAAATGAGTGGCTAAACCTAAGTAGG
This genomic window contains:
- the LOC105761089 gene encoding kinesin-like protein KIN-14F isoform X1, with protein sequence MGLELISQVSVISVLEEVIQQHGNRIEDVANLVSRNTDEASLQRNDAAGWLRKTVGVVLGKDLPAEPSEEEFRLGLRSGKILCTVLNKIKPGSVPKVLEGPSDSIIIPDGAPLSPYQLENLRNFIAAIEEMGIPTFETSDLEQGGNSSRIVQSVLALKSYSEWKRSGGIGTWKYLENSKPPCFPKPKPFTRRNSEPFMHTFSRTMSLGDKSADSFNSEQSEISYAGSIPSLHLLVRAALLNKKQDEIPMIVESMIKKVSEEYERRLASHTELIKSSPKDTEESVPGNSLSRTASCDDKIKSSPKDTEESVPDNSLSRTASCDDKIKSSPKDTEESVPDNSLSRTASCGNVEVDVEVEAPAEETIDDESSIESEKKELPNEECNTDEEATRHLLKQKTLVEQQRQHLLELKHSLHATKVGMELLQVTYREEFNNLGKHLHSIAYAAMGYQRVLEENRKLYNQVQDLKGSIRVYCRVRPSLSGQSNNLSCVEHIDDTTITVLTPTKTGKEGRKSFTFNKIFSPSVTQAEVFSDTQPLIRSVLDGYNVCIFAYGQTGSGKTYTMSGPTELTEEGLGVNYRALGDLFELSNQRKETISYEISVQMLEIYNEQVRDLLASDGLNKRLEIRNSSQNGINVPEAHLVRVSSTSDVINLMNLGQKNRTVFSTAMNDRSSRSHSCLTVHVQGKDLTSGNIIHGCMHLVDLAGSERVDKSEVMGDRLKEAQYINKSLSALGDVIAALASKGSHVPYRNSKLTQLLQDSLGGQAKTLMFVHIAPEYEASGETISTLKFAERVATVELGAAKVNKDSGEVKELKGQISSLKAALTTAKKEGEPEQLQRSQTISISSSPEIIIPSLGTSPSLPKSQSSSDHSSSVTNAENESSTTSRRDSLEIQEMLANPSLWPPLGKPASSAKEDNKDSASGRWNETLMVNKNDKKDPIPAAGNARWNPTKVYPEQNLNKLTANKNTKGNQDHDQQRIRLEIGSTDDSSDLDECSEIDSVWQSSIPKVTNNNSPNGLASKPKKQQYNHVAKPKSTDFKSAIPSLIPSPSTRKPSNGANPNTNKPKRKTGYSK
- the LOC105761089 gene encoding kinesin-like protein KIN-14G isoform X2, with the protein product MGLELISQVSVISVLEEVIQQHGNRIEDVANLVSRNTDEASLQRNDAAGWLRKTVGVVLGKDLPAEPSEEEFRLGLRSGKILCTVLNKIKPGSVPKVLEGPSDSIIIPDGAPLSPYQLENLRNFIAAIEEMGIPTFETSDLEQGGNSSRIVQSVLALKSYSEWKRSGGIGTWKYLENSKPPCFPKPKPFTRRNSEPFMHTFSRTMSLGDKSADSFNSEQSEISYAGSIPSLHLLVRAALLNKKQDEIPMIVESMIKKVSEEYERRLASHTELIKSSPKDTEESVPGNSLSRTASCDDKIKSSPKDTEESVPDNSLSRTASCDDKVEVDVEVEAPAEETIDDESSIESEKKELPNEECNTDEEATRHLLKQKTLVEQQRQHLLELKHSLHATKVGMELLQVTYREEFNNLGKHLHSIAYAAMGYQRVLEENRKLYNQVQDLKGSIRVYCRVRPSLSGQSNNLSCVEHIDDTTITVLTPTKTGKEGRKSFTFNKIFSPSVTQAEVFSDTQPLIRSVLDGYNVCIFAYGQTGSGKTYTMSGPTELTEEGLGVNYRALGDLFELSNQRKETISYEISVQMLEIYNEQVRDLLASDGLNKRLEIRNSSQNGINVPEAHLVRVSSTSDVINLMNLGQKNRTVFSTAMNDRSSRSHSCLTVHVQGKDLTSGNIIHGCMHLVDLAGSERVDKSEVMGDRLKEAQYINKSLSALGDVIAALASKGSHVPYRNSKLTQLLQDSLGGQAKTLMFVHIAPEYEASGETISTLKFAERVATVELGAAKVNKDSGEVKELKGQISSLKAALTTAKKEGEPEQLQRSQTISISSSPEIIIPSLGTSPSLPKSQSSSDHSSSVTNAENESSTTSRRDSLEIQEMLANPSLWPPLGKPASSAKEDNKDSASGRWNETLMVNKNDKKDPIPAAGNARWNPTKVYPEQNLNKLTANKNTKGNQDHDQQRIRLEIGSTDDSSDLDECSEIDSVWQSSIPKVTNNNSPNGLASKPKKQQYNHVAKPKSTDFKSAIPSLIPSPSTRKPSNGANPNTNKPKRKTGYSK
- the LOC105761089 gene encoding kinesin-like protein KIN-14G isoform X3 codes for the protein MGLELISQVSVISVLEEVIQQHGNRIEDVANLVSRNTDEASLQRNDAAGWLRKTVGVVLGKDLPAEPSEEEFRLGLRSGKILCTVLNKIKPGSVPKVLEGPSDSIIIPDGAPLSPYQLENLRNFIAAIEEMGIPTFETSDLEQGGNSSRIVQSVLALKSYSEWKRSGGIGTWKYLENSKPPCFPKPKPFTRRNSEPFMHTFSRTMSLGDKSADSFNSEQSEISYAGSIPSLHLLVRAALLNKKQDEIPMIVESMIKKVSEEYERRLASHTELIKSSPKDTEESVPGNSLSRTASCDDKIKSSPKDTEESVPDNSLSRTASCGNVEVDVEVEAPAEETIDDESSIESEKKELPNEECNTDEEATRHLLKQKTLVEQQRQHLLELKHSLHATKVGMELLQVTYREEFNNLGKHLHSIAYAAMGYQRVLEENRKLYNQVQDLKGSIRVYCRVRPSLSGQSNNLSCVEHIDDTTITVLTPTKTGKEGRKSFTFNKIFSPSVTQAEVFSDTQPLIRSVLDGYNVCIFAYGQTGSGKTYTMSGPTELTEEGLGVNYRALGDLFELSNQRKETISYEISVQMLEIYNEQVRDLLASDGLNKRLEIRNSSQNGINVPEAHLVRVSSTSDVINLMNLGQKNRTVFSTAMNDRSSRSHSCLTVHVQGKDLTSGNIIHGCMHLVDLAGSERVDKSEVMGDRLKEAQYINKSLSALGDVIAALASKGSHVPYRNSKLTQLLQDSLGGQAKTLMFVHIAPEYEASGETISTLKFAERVATVELGAAKVNKDSGEVKELKGQISSLKAALTTAKKEGEPEQLQRSQTISISSSPEIIIPSLGTSPSLPKSQSSSDHSSSVTNAENESSTTSRRDSLEIQEMLANPSLWPPLGKPASSAKEDNKDSASGRWNETLMVNKNDKKDPIPAAGNARWNPTKVYPEQNLNKLTANKNTKGNQDHDQQRIRLEIGSTDDSSDLDECSEIDSVWQSSIPKVTNNNSPNGLASKPKKQQYNHVAKPKSTDFKSAIPSLIPSPSTRKPSNGANPNTNKPKRKTGYSK
- the LOC105761089 gene encoding kinesin-like protein KIN-14G isoform X4 — translated: MGLELISQVSVISVLEEVIQQHGNRIEDVANLVSRNTDEASLQRNDAAGWLRKTVGVVLGKDLPAEPSEEEFRLGLRSGKILCTVLNKIKPGSVPKVLEGPSDSIIIPDGAPLSPYQLENLRNFIAAIEEMGIPTFETSDLEQGGNSSRIVQSVLALKSYSEWKRSGGIGTWKYLENSKPPCFPKPKPFTRRNSEPFMHTFSRTMSLGDKSADSFNSEQSEISYAGSIPSLHLLVRAALLNKKQDEIPMIVESMIKKVSEEYERRLASHTELIKSSPKDTEESVPDNSLSRTASCDDKIKSSPKDTEESVPDNSLSRTASCGNVEVDVEVEAPAEETIDDESSIESEKKELPNEECNTDEEATRHLLKQKTLVEQQRQHLLELKHSLHATKVGMELLQVTYREEFNNLGKHLHSIAYAAMGYQRVLEENRKLYNQVQDLKGSIRVYCRVRPSLSGQSNNLSCVEHIDDTTITVLTPTKTGKEGRKSFTFNKIFSPSVTQAEVFSDTQPLIRSVLDGYNVCIFAYGQTGSGKTYTMSGPTELTEEGLGVNYRALGDLFELSNQRKETISYEISVQMLEIYNEQVRDLLASDGLNKRLEIRNSSQNGINVPEAHLVRVSSTSDVINLMNLGQKNRTVFSTAMNDRSSRSHSCLTVHVQGKDLTSGNIIHGCMHLVDLAGSERVDKSEVMGDRLKEAQYINKSLSALGDVIAALASKGSHVPYRNSKLTQLLQDSLGGQAKTLMFVHIAPEYEASGETISTLKFAERVATVELGAAKVNKDSGEVKELKGQISSLKAALTTAKKEGEPEQLQRSQTISISSSPEIIIPSLGTSPSLPKSQSSSDHSSSVTNAENESSTTSRRDSLEIQEMLANPSLWPPLGKPASSAKEDNKDSASGRWNETLMVNKNDKKDPIPAAGNARWNPTKVYPEQNLNKLTANKNTKGNQDHDQQRIRLEIGSTDDSSDLDECSEIDSVWQSSIPKVTNNNSPNGLASKPKKQQYNHVAKPKSTDFKSAIPSLIPSPSTRKPSNGANPNTNKPKRKTGYSK
- the LOC105761089 gene encoding kinesin-like protein KIN-14G isoform X5 — its product is MGLELISQVSVISVLEEVIQQHGNRIEDVANLVSRNTDEASLQRNDAAGWLRKTVGVVLGKDLPAEPSEEEFRLGLRSGKILCTVLNKIKPGSVPKVLEGPSDSIIIPDGAPLSPYQLENLRNFIAAIEEMGIPTFETSDLEQGGNSSRIVQSVLALKSYSEWKRSGGIGTWKYLENSKPPCFPKPKPFTRRNSEPFMHTFSRTMSLGDKSADSFNSEQSEISYAGSIPSLHLLVRAALLNKKQDEIPMIVESMIKKVSEEYERRLASHTELIKSSPKDTEESVPDNSLSRTASCGNVEVDVEVEAPAEETIDDESSIESEKKELPNEECNTDEEATRHLLKQKTLVEQQRQHLLELKHSLHATKVGMELLQVTYREEFNNLGKHLHSIAYAAMGYQRVLEENRKLYNQVQDLKGSIRVYCRVRPSLSGQSNNLSCVEHIDDTTITVLTPTKTGKEGRKSFTFNKIFSPSVTQAEVFSDTQPLIRSVLDGYNVCIFAYGQTGSGKTYTMSGPTELTEEGLGVNYRALGDLFELSNQRKETISYEISVQMLEIYNEQVRDLLASDGLNKRLEIRNSSQNGINVPEAHLVRVSSTSDVINLMNLGQKNRTVFSTAMNDRSSRSHSCLTVHVQGKDLTSGNIIHGCMHLVDLAGSERVDKSEVMGDRLKEAQYINKSLSALGDVIAALASKGSHVPYRNSKLTQLLQDSLGGQAKTLMFVHIAPEYEASGETISTLKFAERVATVELGAAKVNKDSGEVKELKGQISSLKAALTTAKKEGEPEQLQRSQTISISSSPEIIIPSLGTSPSLPKSQSSSDHSSSVTNAENESSTTSRRDSLEIQEMLANPSLWPPLGKPASSAKEDNKDSASGRWNETLMVNKNDKKDPIPAAGNARWNPTKVYPEQNLNKLTANKNTKGNQDHDQQRIRLEIGSTDDSSDLDECSEIDSVWQSSIPKVTNNNSPNGLASKPKKQQYNHVAKPKSTDFKSAIPSLIPSPSTRKPSNGANPNTNKPKRKTGYSK